From one Scophthalmus maximus strain ysfricsl-2021 chromosome 19, ASM2237912v1, whole genome shotgun sequence genomic stretch:
- the fancc gene encoding Fanconi anemia group C protein isoform X3, whose translation MSLLPPVIQLQQMTEEPSPNVQEIQFWLDKMVAWGRADSPNIQRDVSLHLRRLSSYLQQLLTHINNLISTTETMKRMPLLGQFLGRLCWIPYVTADDTSRGLLFQCLWGLYSEHPSNAVERKANQWIRKVLCQLATDEDDAAAQALMKPMGVPPNEYHLKVLRKMVALLQENIGKSCSSLGNINQRCSCDSILAASEACVPLATCPEAAPLIDALLQRPATCVRAALSEDFLDALSCAYSRQNLSLEEQAVFSLWHHSLSSLEVAVLSLLESVCTNTGSTPQRMLQQVSQSLLPKACAQQCSIFLVVNDIFRSTLKQAEGNECVKSLIQIFTNCFLTELALLQPQKCVSLKAFFPQSPQSLLVPLSTLPSEMPQEAWEHHLNWLSGSLQRLTEDEEEGDGDGDSSSSTSRGHHRVFEAWFLLVQCAHWVQVTVQLLGTKGPEDCGPLLWLLTFYHHPTNRGHHRALQLVHAKDAWDRLHTLFSVSTPPPFDRLQSLVTLLSPQPQQPSLSPSFILGLSVNFAVFSQQPLSGSTQVLQTVVHRSGLVEEAACALSSLELRLNAGSCSSSDANRVHLRIKSLQNTLTHMHAAWSPAESQAHTLTHTH comes from the exons ATGTCTCTGCTGCCACCAGTGATCCAGCTCCAACAAATGACAGAAGAGCCCTCGCCGAATGTCCAGGAGATCCAGTTCTGGCTGGACAAAATGGTGGCTTGGGGCCGGGCTGATAGTCCCAACATCCAGAGGGATGTCAGCCTGCATTTGAGAAGATTAAGCAGTTACCTCCAGCAACTGCTCACACATATCAACAACCTG ATTTCCACAACAGAAACCATGAAGAGGATGCCCCTCCTTGGCCAGTTTCTTGGCCGACTGTGCTGGATCCCGTATGTTACTGCTGATG ATACAAGCAGAGGGCTGCTCTTCCAGTGTCTGTGGGGACTGTACTCGGAGCATCCGAGCAATGCAGTGGAAAGAAAAGCCAACCAGTGGATACGG AAAGTGTTGTGTCAGCTCGCTACAGATGAAGACGATGCTGCGGCACAGGCATTAATGAAGCCAATGGGTGTACCACCAAATGAGTACCACCTTAAAGTCCTGAGAAAG ATGGTGGCATTGCTGCAGGAGAACATTGGAAAGAGCTGCAGTTCTCTGGGAAATATAAATCAGAG GTGTTCGTGTGACAGCATCCTGGCTGCATCAGAGGCGTGTGTCCCCCTGGCCACTTGTCCAGAGGCTGCTCCTCTCATTGATGCATTGCTACAACGGCCAGCCACTTGTGTCAGAGCAGCTCTGAGTGAAGACTTCCTTGATGCTCTGAGCTGCGCTTACTCAAG acagAACTTGTCATTGGAGGAGCAGGCAGTATTCTCCCTGTGGCACCACAGTCTCTCCAGCCTGGAAGTGGCGGTGCTTAGTCTGCTGGAGTCTGTTTGTACCAACACGGGGTCAACACCACAGAGAATGTTGCAACAAGTTTCACAGTCACTGCTG ccTAAAGCCTGTGCTCAGCAATGCTCGATATTTTTGGTTGTAAATGACATCTTCAG GTCCACCCTTAAACAAGCCGAAGGAAATGAGTGTGTTAAGTCGCTTATTCAAATCTTTACCAACTGTTTCCTGACGGAACTGGCGCTGCTGCAGCCTCAG AAGTGTGTATCTTTGAAGGCTTTCTTCCCACAGTCACCTCAGAGTCTGTTGGTTCCTCTGTCGACTCTGCCGTCAG AGATGCCTCAGGAGGCTTGGGAACATCACCTGAACTGGCTCAGTGGCTCATTACAGAGACTgacggaggatgaagaggagggagacggagacggagacagcAGCAGTAGCACCAG TAGGGGGCACCACCGAGTGTTCGAGGCCTGGTTCCTGCTGGTCCAGTGTGCACACTGGGTGCAGGTGACCGTCCAGCTGCTGGGGACAAAAGGGCCTGAGGACTGTGGGCCCCTCCTGTGGCTGCTGACCTTCTATCACCACCCCACCAACAGGGGGCACCACCGAGCTCTACAGCTG GTACACGCCAAAGACGCGTGGGACCGTCTACACACCCTCTTCTCCGTCTCGACTCCGCCTCCTTTTGACCGCCTGCAGTCATTGGTCACTCTGCTGTCACCACAACCCCAGCAACCGTCACTGTCTCCATCATTCATCCTCGGCCTCTCGGTcaactttgctgttttttcccaaCAACCGCTGAGTGGGTCAACACAGGTTTTACAAACG GTGGTGCATCGGTCTGGTCTGGTTGAAGAAGCAGCGTGTGCTCTCAGCTCACTGGAGCTCAGACTAAACGCAGGAAGCTGCTCATCAAGCGACGCGAACAGAGTTCATCTCAG GATCAAGTCACTTCAGAACACACTAACACATATGCATGCAGCATGGAGCCCTGCTGAGagccaagcacacacactcacacacacacattaa
- the fancc gene encoding Fanconi anemia group C protein isoform X5 yields MSLLPPVIQLQQMTEEPSPNVQEIQFWLDKMVAWGRADSPNIQRDVSLHLRRLSSYLQQLLTHINNLKVLCQLATDEDDAAAQALMKPMGVPPNEYHLKVLRKMVALLQENIGKSCSSLGNINQRCSCDSILAASEACVPLATCPEAAPLIDALLQRPATCVRAALSEDFLDALSCAYSRQNLSLEEQAVFSLWHHSLSSLEVAVLSLLESVCTNTGSTPQRMLQQVSQSLLPKACAQQCSIFLVVNDIFRSTLKQAEGNECVKSLIQIFTNCFLTELALLQPQKCVSLKAFFPQSPQSLLVPLSTLPSEMPQEAWEHHLNWLSGSLQRLTEDEEEGDGDGDSSSSTSRGHHRVFEAWFLLVQCAHWVQVTVQLLGTKGPEDCGPLLWLLTFYHHPTNRGHHRALQLVHAKDAWDRLHTLFSVSTPPPFDRLQSLVTLLSPQPQQPSLSPSFILGLSVNFAVFSQQPLSGSTQVLQTVVHRSGLVEEAACALSSLELRLNAGSCSSSDANRVHLRIKSLQNTLTHMHAAWSPAESQAHTLTHTHTLNSTNHTAVSSSQDQVTSEHTNTYACSMEPC; encoded by the exons ATGTCTCTGCTGCCACCAGTGATCCAGCTCCAACAAATGACAGAAGAGCCCTCGCCGAATGTCCAGGAGATCCAGTTCTGGCTGGACAAAATGGTGGCTTGGGGCCGGGCTGATAGTCCCAACATCCAGAGGGATGTCAGCCTGCATTTGAGAAGATTAAGCAGTTACCTCCAGCAACTGCTCACACATATCAACAACCTG AAAGTGTTGTGTCAGCTCGCTACAGATGAAGACGATGCTGCGGCACAGGCATTAATGAAGCCAATGGGTGTACCACCAAATGAGTACCACCTTAAAGTCCTGAGAAAG ATGGTGGCATTGCTGCAGGAGAACATTGGAAAGAGCTGCAGTTCTCTGGGAAATATAAATCAGAG GTGTTCGTGTGACAGCATCCTGGCTGCATCAGAGGCGTGTGTCCCCCTGGCCACTTGTCCAGAGGCTGCTCCTCTCATTGATGCATTGCTACAACGGCCAGCCACTTGTGTCAGAGCAGCTCTGAGTGAAGACTTCCTTGATGCTCTGAGCTGCGCTTACTCAAG acagAACTTGTCATTGGAGGAGCAGGCAGTATTCTCCCTGTGGCACCACAGTCTCTCCAGCCTGGAAGTGGCGGTGCTTAGTCTGCTGGAGTCTGTTTGTACCAACACGGGGTCAACACCACAGAGAATGTTGCAACAAGTTTCACAGTCACTGCTG ccTAAAGCCTGTGCTCAGCAATGCTCGATATTTTTGGTTGTAAATGACATCTTCAG GTCCACCCTTAAACAAGCCGAAGGAAATGAGTGTGTTAAGTCGCTTATTCAAATCTTTACCAACTGTTTCCTGACGGAACTGGCGCTGCTGCAGCCTCAG AAGTGTGTATCTTTGAAGGCTTTCTTCCCACAGTCACCTCAGAGTCTGTTGGTTCCTCTGTCGACTCTGCCGTCAG AGATGCCTCAGGAGGCTTGGGAACATCACCTGAACTGGCTCAGTGGCTCATTACAGAGACTgacggaggatgaagaggagggagacggagacggagacagcAGCAGTAGCACCAG TAGGGGGCACCACCGAGTGTTCGAGGCCTGGTTCCTGCTGGTCCAGTGTGCACACTGGGTGCAGGTGACCGTCCAGCTGCTGGGGACAAAAGGGCCTGAGGACTGTGGGCCCCTCCTGTGGCTGCTGACCTTCTATCACCACCCCACCAACAGGGGGCACCACCGAGCTCTACAGCTG GTACACGCCAAAGACGCGTGGGACCGTCTACACACCCTCTTCTCCGTCTCGACTCCGCCTCCTTTTGACCGCCTGCAGTCATTGGTCACTCTGCTGTCACCACAACCCCAGCAACCGTCACTGTCTCCATCATTCATCCTCGGCCTCTCGGTcaactttgctgttttttcccaaCAACCGCTGAGTGGGTCAACACAGGTTTTACAAACG GTGGTGCATCGGTCTGGTCTGGTTGAAGAAGCAGCGTGTGCTCTCAGCTCACTGGAGCTCAGACTAAACGCAGGAAGCTGCTCATCAAGCGACGCGAACAGAGTTCATCTCAGGATCAAGTCACTTCAGAACACACTAACACATATGCATGCAGCATGGAGCCCTGCTGAGagccaagcacacacactcacacacacacacacattaaattcaACTAACCACACGGCAGTGAGTTCATCTCAGGATCAAGTCACTTCAGAACACACTAACACATATGCATGCAGCATGGAGCCCTGCTGA
- the fancc gene encoding Fanconi anemia group C protein isoform X1 — protein sequence MSLLPPVIQLQQMTEEPSPNVQEIQFWLDKMVAWGRADSPNIQRDVSLHLRRLSSYLQQLLTHINNLISTTETMKRMPLLGQFLGRLCWIPYVTADDTSRGLLFQCLWGLYSEHPSNAVERKANQWIRKVLCQLATDEDDAAAQALMKPMGVPPNEYHLKVLRKMVALLQENIGKSCSSLGNINQRCSCDSILAASEACVPLATCPEAAPLIDALLQRPATCVRAALSEDFLDALSCAYSRQNLSLEEQAVFSLWHHSLSSLEVAVLSLLESVCTNTGSTPQRMLQQVSQSLLPKACAQQCSIFLVVNDIFRSTLKQAEGNECVKSLIQIFTNCFLTELALLQPQKCVSLKAFFPQSPQSLLVPLSTLPSEMPQEAWEHHLNWLSGSLQRLTEDEEEGDGDGDSSSSTSRGHHRVFEAWFLLVQCAHWVQVTVQLLGTKGPEDCGPLLWLLTFYHHPTNRGHHRALQLVHAKDAWDRLHTLFSVSTPPPFDRLQSLVTLLSPQPQQPSLSPSFILGLSVNFAVFSQQPLSGSTQVLQTVVHRSGLVEEAACALSSLELRLNAGSCSSSDANRVHLRIKSLQNTLTHMHAAWSPAESQAHTLTHTHTLNSTNHTAVSSSQDQVTSEHTNTYACSMEPC from the exons ATGTCTCTGCTGCCACCAGTGATCCAGCTCCAACAAATGACAGAAGAGCCCTCGCCGAATGTCCAGGAGATCCAGTTCTGGCTGGACAAAATGGTGGCTTGGGGCCGGGCTGATAGTCCCAACATCCAGAGGGATGTCAGCCTGCATTTGAGAAGATTAAGCAGTTACCTCCAGCAACTGCTCACACATATCAACAACCTG ATTTCCACAACAGAAACCATGAAGAGGATGCCCCTCCTTGGCCAGTTTCTTGGCCGACTGTGCTGGATCCCGTATGTTACTGCTGATG ATACAAGCAGAGGGCTGCTCTTCCAGTGTCTGTGGGGACTGTACTCGGAGCATCCGAGCAATGCAGTGGAAAGAAAAGCCAACCAGTGGATACGG AAAGTGTTGTGTCAGCTCGCTACAGATGAAGACGATGCTGCGGCACAGGCATTAATGAAGCCAATGGGTGTACCACCAAATGAGTACCACCTTAAAGTCCTGAGAAAG ATGGTGGCATTGCTGCAGGAGAACATTGGAAAGAGCTGCAGTTCTCTGGGAAATATAAATCAGAG GTGTTCGTGTGACAGCATCCTGGCTGCATCAGAGGCGTGTGTCCCCCTGGCCACTTGTCCAGAGGCTGCTCCTCTCATTGATGCATTGCTACAACGGCCAGCCACTTGTGTCAGAGCAGCTCTGAGTGAAGACTTCCTTGATGCTCTGAGCTGCGCTTACTCAAG acagAACTTGTCATTGGAGGAGCAGGCAGTATTCTCCCTGTGGCACCACAGTCTCTCCAGCCTGGAAGTGGCGGTGCTTAGTCTGCTGGAGTCTGTTTGTACCAACACGGGGTCAACACCACAGAGAATGTTGCAACAAGTTTCACAGTCACTGCTG ccTAAAGCCTGTGCTCAGCAATGCTCGATATTTTTGGTTGTAAATGACATCTTCAG GTCCACCCTTAAACAAGCCGAAGGAAATGAGTGTGTTAAGTCGCTTATTCAAATCTTTACCAACTGTTTCCTGACGGAACTGGCGCTGCTGCAGCCTCAG AAGTGTGTATCTTTGAAGGCTTTCTTCCCACAGTCACCTCAGAGTCTGTTGGTTCCTCTGTCGACTCTGCCGTCAG AGATGCCTCAGGAGGCTTGGGAACATCACCTGAACTGGCTCAGTGGCTCATTACAGAGACTgacggaggatgaagaggagggagacggagacggagacagcAGCAGTAGCACCAG TAGGGGGCACCACCGAGTGTTCGAGGCCTGGTTCCTGCTGGTCCAGTGTGCACACTGGGTGCAGGTGACCGTCCAGCTGCTGGGGACAAAAGGGCCTGAGGACTGTGGGCCCCTCCTGTGGCTGCTGACCTTCTATCACCACCCCACCAACAGGGGGCACCACCGAGCTCTACAGCTG GTACACGCCAAAGACGCGTGGGACCGTCTACACACCCTCTTCTCCGTCTCGACTCCGCCTCCTTTTGACCGCCTGCAGTCATTGGTCACTCTGCTGTCACCACAACCCCAGCAACCGTCACTGTCTCCATCATTCATCCTCGGCCTCTCGGTcaactttgctgttttttcccaaCAACCGCTGAGTGGGTCAACACAGGTTTTACAAACG GTGGTGCATCGGTCTGGTCTGGTTGAAGAAGCAGCGTGTGCTCTCAGCTCACTGGAGCTCAGACTAAACGCAGGAAGCTGCTCATCAAGCGACGCGAACAGAGTTCATCTCAGGATCAAGTCACTTCAGAACACACTAACACATATGCATGCAGCATGGAGCCCTGCTGAGagccaagcacacacactcacacacacacacacattaaattcaACTAACCACACGGCAGTGAGTTCATCTCAGGATCAAGTCACTTCAGAACACACTAACACATATGCATGCAGCATGGAGCCCTGCTGA
- the fancc gene encoding Fanconi anemia group C protein isoform X4: MSLLPPVIQLQQMTEEPSPNVQEIQFWLDKMVAWGRADSPNIQRDVSLHLRRLSSYLQQLLTHINNLISTTETMKRMPLLGQFLGRLCWIPYVTADDTSRGLLFQCLWGLYSEHPSNAVERKANQWIRKVLCQLATDEDDAAAQALMKPMGVPPNEYHLKVLRKMVALLQENIGKSCSSLGNINQRCSCDSILAASEACVPLATCPEAAPLIDALLQRPATCVRAALSEDFLDALSCAYSRQNLSLEEQAVFSLWHHSLSSLEVAVLSLLESVCTNTGSTPQRMLQQVSQSLLPKACAQQCSIFLVVNDIFRSTLKQAEGNECVKSLIQIFTNCFLTELALLQPQKCVSLKAFFPQSPQSLLVPLSTLPSEMPQEAWEHHLNWLSGSLQRLTEDEEEGDGDGDSSSSTSRGHHRVFEAWFLLVQCAHWVQVTVQLLGTKGPEDCGPLLWLLTFYHHPTNRGHHRALQLVHAKDAWDRLHTLFSVSTPPPFDRLQSLVTLLSPQPQQPSLSPSFILGLSVNFAVFSQQPLSGSTQVLQTVVHRSGLVEEAACALSSLELRLNAGSCSSSDANRVHLRIKSLQNTLTHMHAAWSPAESQAHTLTHTH, encoded by the exons ATGTCTCTGCTGCCACCAGTGATCCAGCTCCAACAAATGACAGAAGAGCCCTCGCCGAATGTCCAGGAGATCCAGTTCTGGCTGGACAAAATGGTGGCTTGGGGCCGGGCTGATAGTCCCAACATCCAGAGGGATGTCAGCCTGCATTTGAGAAGATTAAGCAGTTACCTCCAGCAACTGCTCACACATATCAACAACCTG ATTTCCACAACAGAAACCATGAAGAGGATGCCCCTCCTTGGCCAGTTTCTTGGCCGACTGTGCTGGATCCCGTATGTTACTGCTGATG ATACAAGCAGAGGGCTGCTCTTCCAGTGTCTGTGGGGACTGTACTCGGAGCATCCGAGCAATGCAGTGGAAAGAAAAGCCAACCAGTGGATACGG AAAGTGTTGTGTCAGCTCGCTACAGATGAAGACGATGCTGCGGCACAGGCATTAATGAAGCCAATGGGTGTACCACCAAATGAGTACCACCTTAAAGTCCTGAGAAAG ATGGTGGCATTGCTGCAGGAGAACATTGGAAAGAGCTGCAGTTCTCTGGGAAATATAAATCAGAG GTGTTCGTGTGACAGCATCCTGGCTGCATCAGAGGCGTGTGTCCCCCTGGCCACTTGTCCAGAGGCTGCTCCTCTCATTGATGCATTGCTACAACGGCCAGCCACTTGTGTCAGAGCAGCTCTGAGTGAAGACTTCCTTGATGCTCTGAGCTGCGCTTACTCAAG acagAACTTGTCATTGGAGGAGCAGGCAGTATTCTCCCTGTGGCACCACAGTCTCTCCAGCCTGGAAGTGGCGGTGCTTAGTCTGCTGGAGTCTGTTTGTACCAACACGGGGTCAACACCACAGAGAATGTTGCAACAAGTTTCACAGTCACTGCTG ccTAAAGCCTGTGCTCAGCAATGCTCGATATTTTTGGTTGTAAATGACATCTTCAG GTCCACCCTTAAACAAGCCGAAGGAAATGAGTGTGTTAAGTCGCTTATTCAAATCTTTACCAACTGTTTCCTGACGGAACTGGCGCTGCTGCAGCCTCAG AAGTGTGTATCTTTGAAGGCTTTCTTCCCACAGTCACCTCAGAGTCTGTTGGTTCCTCTGTCGACTCTGCCGTCAG AGATGCCTCAGGAGGCTTGGGAACATCACCTGAACTGGCTCAGTGGCTCATTACAGAGACTgacggaggatgaagaggagggagacggagacggagacagcAGCAGTAGCACCAG TAGGGGGCACCACCGAGTGTTCGAGGCCTGGTTCCTGCTGGTCCAGTGTGCACACTGGGTGCAGGTGACCGTCCAGCTGCTGGGGACAAAAGGGCCTGAGGACTGTGGGCCCCTCCTGTGGCTGCTGACCTTCTATCACCACCCCACCAACAGGGGGCACCACCGAGCTCTACAGCTG GTACACGCCAAAGACGCGTGGGACCGTCTACACACCCTCTTCTCCGTCTCGACTCCGCCTCCTTTTGACCGCCTGCAGTCATTGGTCACTCTGCTGTCACCACAACCCCAGCAACCGTCACTGTCTCCATCATTCATCCTCGGCCTCTCGGTcaactttgctgttttttcccaaCAACCGCTGAGTGGGTCAACACAGGTTTTACAAACG GTGGTGCATCGGTCTGGTCTGGTTGAAGAAGCAGCGTGTGCTCTCAGCTCACTGGAGCTCAGACTAAACGCAGGAAGCTGCTCATCAAGCGACGCGAACAGAGTTCAT CTCAGGATCAAGTCACTTCAGAACACACTAACACATATGCATGCAGCATGGAGCCCTGCTGAGagccaagcacacacactcacacacacacattaa
- the fancc gene encoding Fanconi anemia group C protein isoform X2: protein MSLLPPVIQLQQMTEEPSPNVQEIQFWLDKMVAWGRADSPNIQRDVSLHLRRLSSYLQQLLTHINNLISTTETMKRMPLLGQFLGRLCWIPYVTADDTSRGLLFQCLWGLYSEHPSNAVERKANQWIRKVLCQLATDEDDAAAQALMKPMGVPPNEYHLKVLRKMVALLQENIGKSCSSLGNINQRCSCDSILAASEACVPLATCPEAAPLIDALLQRPATCVRAALSEDFLDALSCAYSRQNLSLEEQAVFSLWHHSLSSLEVAVLSLLESVCTNTGSTPQRMLQQVSQSLLPKACAQQCSIFLVVNDIFRSTLKQAEGNECVKSLIQIFTNCFLTELALLQPQKCVSLKAFFPQSPQSLLVPLSTLPSEMPQEAWEHHLNWLSGSLQRLTEDEEEGDGDGDSSSSTRGHHRVFEAWFLLVQCAHWVQVTVQLLGTKGPEDCGPLLWLLTFYHHPTNRGHHRALQLVHAKDAWDRLHTLFSVSTPPPFDRLQSLVTLLSPQPQQPSLSPSFILGLSVNFAVFSQQPLSGSTQVLQTVVHRSGLVEEAACALSSLELRLNAGSCSSSDANRVHLRIKSLQNTLTHMHAAWSPAESQAHTLTHTHTLNSTNHTAVSSSQDQVTSEHTNTYACSMEPC from the exons ATGTCTCTGCTGCCACCAGTGATCCAGCTCCAACAAATGACAGAAGAGCCCTCGCCGAATGTCCAGGAGATCCAGTTCTGGCTGGACAAAATGGTGGCTTGGGGCCGGGCTGATAGTCCCAACATCCAGAGGGATGTCAGCCTGCATTTGAGAAGATTAAGCAGTTACCTCCAGCAACTGCTCACACATATCAACAACCTG ATTTCCACAACAGAAACCATGAAGAGGATGCCCCTCCTTGGCCAGTTTCTTGGCCGACTGTGCTGGATCCCGTATGTTACTGCTGATG ATACAAGCAGAGGGCTGCTCTTCCAGTGTCTGTGGGGACTGTACTCGGAGCATCCGAGCAATGCAGTGGAAAGAAAAGCCAACCAGTGGATACGG AAAGTGTTGTGTCAGCTCGCTACAGATGAAGACGATGCTGCGGCACAGGCATTAATGAAGCCAATGGGTGTACCACCAAATGAGTACCACCTTAAAGTCCTGAGAAAG ATGGTGGCATTGCTGCAGGAGAACATTGGAAAGAGCTGCAGTTCTCTGGGAAATATAAATCAGAG GTGTTCGTGTGACAGCATCCTGGCTGCATCAGAGGCGTGTGTCCCCCTGGCCACTTGTCCAGAGGCTGCTCCTCTCATTGATGCATTGCTACAACGGCCAGCCACTTGTGTCAGAGCAGCTCTGAGTGAAGACTTCCTTGATGCTCTGAGCTGCGCTTACTCAAG acagAACTTGTCATTGGAGGAGCAGGCAGTATTCTCCCTGTGGCACCACAGTCTCTCCAGCCTGGAAGTGGCGGTGCTTAGTCTGCTGGAGTCTGTTTGTACCAACACGGGGTCAACACCACAGAGAATGTTGCAACAAGTTTCACAGTCACTGCTG ccTAAAGCCTGTGCTCAGCAATGCTCGATATTTTTGGTTGTAAATGACATCTTCAG GTCCACCCTTAAACAAGCCGAAGGAAATGAGTGTGTTAAGTCGCTTATTCAAATCTTTACCAACTGTTTCCTGACGGAACTGGCGCTGCTGCAGCCTCAG AAGTGTGTATCTTTGAAGGCTTTCTTCCCACAGTCACCTCAGAGTCTGTTGGTTCCTCTGTCGACTCTGCCGTCAG AGATGCCTCAGGAGGCTTGGGAACATCACCTGAACTGGCTCAGTGGCTCATTACAGAGACTgacggaggatgaagaggagggagacggagacggagacagcAGCAGTAGCACCAG GGGGCACCACCGAGTGTTCGAGGCCTGGTTCCTGCTGGTCCAGTGTGCACACTGGGTGCAGGTGACCGTCCAGCTGCTGGGGACAAAAGGGCCTGAGGACTGTGGGCCCCTCCTGTGGCTGCTGACCTTCTATCACCACCCCACCAACAGGGGGCACCACCGAGCTCTACAGCTG GTACACGCCAAAGACGCGTGGGACCGTCTACACACCCTCTTCTCCGTCTCGACTCCGCCTCCTTTTGACCGCCTGCAGTCATTGGTCACTCTGCTGTCACCACAACCCCAGCAACCGTCACTGTCTCCATCATTCATCCTCGGCCTCTCGGTcaactttgctgttttttcccaaCAACCGCTGAGTGGGTCAACACAGGTTTTACAAACG GTGGTGCATCGGTCTGGTCTGGTTGAAGAAGCAGCGTGTGCTCTCAGCTCACTGGAGCTCAGACTAAACGCAGGAAGCTGCTCATCAAGCGACGCGAACAGAGTTCATCTCAGGATCAAGTCACTTCAGAACACACTAACACATATGCATGCAGCATGGAGCCCTGCTGAGagccaagcacacacactcacacacacacacacattaaattcaACTAACCACACGGCAGTGAGTTCATCTCAGGATCAAGTCACTTCAGAACACACTAACACATATGCATGCAGCATGGAGCCCTGCTGA